In Kitasatospora sp. NA04385, a single genomic region encodes these proteins:
- the efeB gene encoding iron uptake transporter deferrochelatase/peroxidase subunit — translation MDAENEQQAAPAEDGGQAQQHAGLSRRAIIGWAGAGVALGAAAVGTVAAATMSGGDGAPAPQAPEVPFYGEHQSGISTPVQDRLHFAAFDVITDDRDALVKMLKEWTKAAASMTGGREVGGGAVGVVPESPPDDTGEALGLPASRLTLTIGFGPTLFEKDGTDRFGLKARLPEALVELPKFRGDRLEAARSGGDLCIQACADDPQVAVHAIRNLARIGMGVVNVRWSQLGFGKTSSTTPDSQTPRNLMGFKDGTHNIAGTDADALARHVWVAPGDGPDWMTGGSYLVARRIRMTIETWDRSSLKDQEDTFGRTKIEGAPYGKQQERDTPDLSAMPADSHVRLAHPDSNGGLMILRRGYSFTDGTDGLGRLDAGLFFLAYQRDTRKAFVPLQTKLAANDKLNEYITHVASAHFACPPGVRKPGEWWGQSLFG, via the coding sequence ATGGACGCCGAGAACGAGCAGCAGGCGGCCCCCGCCGAGGACGGCGGGCAGGCGCAGCAGCACGCCGGGCTCAGCCGACGGGCCATCATAGGCTGGGCGGGAGCCGGTGTCGCGCTCGGCGCGGCCGCGGTCGGCACGGTGGCCGCCGCGACCATGTCGGGCGGGGACGGCGCTCCCGCCCCGCAGGCGCCGGAGGTCCCGTTCTACGGTGAGCACCAGTCGGGCATCTCCACCCCGGTCCAGGACCGGCTGCACTTCGCCGCGTTCGACGTGATCACCGACGACCGGGACGCCCTGGTGAAGATGCTCAAGGAGTGGACGAAGGCCGCCGCGTCGATGACCGGGGGGCGCGAGGTGGGCGGCGGCGCGGTCGGGGTGGTGCCCGAGTCGCCGCCGGACGACACCGGTGAGGCGCTGGGCCTGCCGGCCTCCCGGCTCACCCTGACCATCGGCTTCGGGCCGACGCTGTTCGAGAAGGACGGCACCGACCGGTTCGGGCTGAAGGCCAGGCTGCCGGAGGCGCTGGTGGAGCTGCCGAAGTTCCGGGGCGACCGGCTGGAGGCGGCCCGCAGCGGCGGCGACCTGTGCATCCAGGCCTGCGCGGACGATCCGCAGGTCGCGGTGCACGCGATCCGCAACCTGGCGAGGATCGGCATGGGCGTGGTCAACGTCCGCTGGTCGCAGCTGGGTTTCGGCAAGACCTCCTCCACCACGCCCGACAGTCAGACCCCGCGCAACCTGATGGGCTTCAAGGACGGCACCCACAACATCGCCGGCACCGACGCCGACGCGCTGGCCCGGCACGTGTGGGTCGCCCCCGGCGACGGCCCGGACTGGATGACCGGCGGCTCCTACCTGGTCGCCCGCCGGATCCGGATGACCATCGAGACCTGGGACCGCTCCTCGCTCAAGGACCAGGAGGACACCTTCGGCCGCACCAAGATCGAGGGCGCCCCCTACGGCAAGCAGCAGGAACGCGACACCCCCGACCTGTCGGCGATGCCCGCCGACTCGCACGTGCGCCTGGCCCACCCCGACAGCAACGGCGGCCTGATGATCCTGCGCCGCGGCTACTCCTTCACCGACGGCACCGACGGCCTCGGCCGCCTGGACGCCGGCCTGTTCTTCCTGGCGTACCAGCGCGACACCCGCAAGGCGTTCGTCCCGCTGCAGACCAAGCTCGCGGCCAACGACAAGCTGAACGAGTACATCACCCACGTCGCCTCCGCCCACTTCGCCTGCCCGCCCGGGGTCCGCAAGCCCGGCGAGTGGTGGGGCCAGAGCCTCTTCGGCTGA
- the efeU gene encoding iron uptake transporter permease EfeU → MFANYLIGLREGLEASLVVCILIAYLVKTGRRDRLAPVWAGVGAAVALAAAFGAVLQFGSSQLSFEAQEALGGSLSIIAVGLVTWMVFWMRRTARHLRSELHGRLDAALAMGTGALVATAFLAVGREGLETSLFIWTAVQATGDGWDPLAGAALGLLTSIVLGWLFYRGALRINLAKFFTWTGGMLVVVAAGVLAYGVHDLQEADWLPGLSAHAFDISSTIPADSWYGTLLKGVFNFQPDPTKAQVWVWALYLAPTLYFFFRKPAATPPQPAQVSAPKTGTA, encoded by the coding sequence GTGTTCGCCAACTACCTGATCGGCCTGCGCGAGGGCCTCGAAGCCAGCCTGGTGGTCTGCATCCTGATCGCCTACCTGGTCAAGACCGGCCGCAGGGACCGCCTCGCACCGGTGTGGGCCGGCGTCGGCGCCGCCGTCGCCCTGGCCGCGGCCTTCGGCGCGGTGCTCCAGTTCGGCTCCAGCCAGCTGTCCTTCGAGGCCCAGGAAGCCCTCGGCGGCAGCCTGTCGATCATCGCGGTCGGCCTGGTCACCTGGATGGTCTTCTGGATGCGCCGCACCGCCCGCCACCTCAGGAGCGAACTCCACGGCAGGCTGGACGCCGCGCTCGCCATGGGCACCGGCGCCCTCGTCGCCACCGCGTTCCTCGCCGTGGGCCGCGAGGGCCTGGAGACCTCGCTGTTCATCTGGACCGCCGTCCAGGCCACCGGCGACGGCTGGGACCCGCTGGCCGGCGCCGCCCTGGGCCTGCTCACCTCCATCGTGCTGGGCTGGCTGTTCTACCGCGGCGCGCTGAGGATCAACCTGGCGAAGTTCTTCACCTGGACCGGCGGCATGCTCGTCGTCGTCGCCGCGGGCGTCCTCGCCTACGGCGTCCACGACCTCCAGGAAGCCGACTGGCTCCCCGGCCTGTCCGCCCACGCCTTCGACATCTCCTCCACCATCCCCGCCGACAGCTGGTACGGGACCCTCCTCAAGGGCGTGTTCAACTTCCAGCCCGACCCGACCAAGGCCCAGGTCTGGGTCTGGGCCCTCTACCTGGCGCCCACCCTCTACTTCTTCTTCCGCAAACCCGCCGCCACCCCGCCCCAACCCGCCCAGGTCTCCGCCCCGAAGACCGGGACGGCCTGA
- a CDS encoding EF-hand domain-containing protein, which produces MTALSGPPLLDRKIALCFGHLDADGNGTVDREDLLTLGARLLSAFGEPPTSPKGTALMAGMDRYWEALAEAADADGDQRLTPAEYRAGMTGAFVTSPDGFRTALRPLTEAVVALLDTDGDGEVDEREFQVWQEVFRTAPEHRAAAFRHLDTDGSGRLSVDELLLALQEFYLSSDPDAPGNRLYGPLS; this is translated from the coding sequence ATGACCGCGCTTTCCGGCCCGCCCCTGCTCGACCGCAAGATCGCCCTCTGCTTCGGCCACCTCGACGCGGACGGCAACGGCACCGTCGACCGCGAGGACCTGCTCACCCTCGGCGCCCGGCTGCTCTCCGCGTTCGGCGAGCCGCCGACCTCCCCCAAGGGCACCGCGCTGATGGCGGGCATGGACCGCTACTGGGAGGCGCTGGCCGAGGCCGCCGACGCGGACGGGGACCAGCGCCTGACCCCCGCGGAGTACCGGGCGGGCATGACCGGCGCCTTCGTCACCTCCCCCGACGGCTTCCGCACCGCCCTGCGCCCGCTGACCGAGGCCGTGGTCGCGCTCCTGGACACCGACGGCGACGGCGAGGTCGACGAGCGGGAGTTCCAGGTCTGGCAGGAGGTCTTCCGCACCGCCCCGGAGCACCGCGCCGCCGCCTTCCGGCACCTCGACACCGACGGCAGCGGCAGGCTCTCCGTCGACGAACTCCTGCTCGCCCTCCAGGAGTTCTACCTCAGCTCCGACCCCGACGCGCCCGGCAACCGGCTCTACGGCCCGCTCTCCTGA
- a CDS encoding aldehyde dehydrogenase — protein MPLERRLEFAAAFHRLLRERAEEVVGALVAEGHPVRVARWSLSAALDLTHPDTLAHARAAMRWEGEQRGRLVRLVRKPDGVVGLSPARNAPMLTALAAVPVLAGGNAVVLNAPPTVPLSTAYLFHRLVAPLLAGHGAPPGVLSVLCAPDRPTLRTWLASPDCDDVFFFGGPQQGADLARACLESGKKPVLELAGNDALVVWRDADLPRAADAAAERYHGSGQLCFAPKFALVHPAVADRFAALLHERVAALRIGPPEDPDVVLTPVVKRAQCADVLADAVAGGAELLCGGESVDVDGAPTPRGPFVRPVLLRVRGLERAATLRAVAEETFFPLMCLVVPDAPDGPGPDAPDPDEGLLDALIAFVNANRYGLRNSLWARDPRVVDRFADEVVNGGVLKVNDSHIGTLPVLPVIGGTGLSGGAHGEANVPILRTTRLQGISIGPSSPEPSDPAQRTAP, from the coding sequence GTGCCGCTGGAACGGCGCCTGGAGTTCGCCGCCGCCTTCCACCGCCTGCTGCGGGAGCGGGCCGAGGAGGTGGTCGGGGCGCTGGTCGCCGAGGGCCACCCGGTGCGGGTGGCGCGCTGGTCGCTGTCCGCCGCGCTGGACCTCACCCACCCGGACACCCTCGCCCACGCCCGGGCCGCGATGCGCTGGGAGGGCGAGCAGCGGGGCCGCCTGGTGCGGCTGGTGCGCAAGCCGGACGGCGTGGTCGGCCTCAGCCCGGCCCGCAACGCGCCGATGCTCACCGCGCTGGCCGCCGTCCCCGTCCTGGCGGGCGGTAACGCGGTGGTGCTCAACGCCCCGCCGACGGTGCCGCTGAGCACCGCGTACCTCTTCCACCGGCTGGTCGCCCCGCTGCTGGCCGGGCACGGCGCACCGCCCGGCGTGCTGAGCGTGCTGTGCGCCCCCGACCGGCCGACCCTGCGCACCTGGCTGGCCTCGCCGGACTGCGACGACGTCTTCTTCTTCGGCGGCCCGCAGCAGGGCGCCGACCTGGCCCGGGCCTGTCTGGAGTCGGGCAAGAAGCCCGTCCTGGAGCTGGCCGGCAACGACGCCCTGGTGGTGTGGCGGGACGCCGACCTGCCCCGGGCCGCGGACGCCGCGGCCGAGCGCTACCACGGCTCGGGCCAGCTCTGCTTCGCGCCCAAGTTCGCCCTGGTCCACCCGGCGGTGGCGGACCGCTTCGCCGCGCTGCTGCACGAGCGGGTGGCCGCCCTGCGGATCGGCCCGCCCGAGGACCCGGACGTGGTGCTCACCCCCGTGGTCAAGCGCGCCCAGTGCGCGGACGTGCTGGCGGACGCCGTCGCCGGAGGCGCCGAACTGCTCTGCGGCGGCGAGAGCGTCGACGTGGACGGCGCGCCCACGCCCCGGGGCCCGTTCGTCCGCCCGGTGCTGCTGCGCGTCCGCGGCCTGGAGCGGGCCGCGACGCTGCGGGCGGTCGCCGAGGAGACCTTCTTCCCGCTGATGTGCCTGGTCGTCCCGGACGCACCGGACGGCCCGGGCCCGGACGCCCCGGACCCGGACGAGGGGCTGCTCGACGCGCTGATCGCCTTCGTCAACGCCAACCGCTACGGCCTGCGCAACTCGCTGTGGGCCCGCGACCCGCGCGTCGTCGACCGGTTCGCCGACGAGGTGGTCAACGGCGGCGTGCTGAAGGTCAACGACAGCCACATCGGCACCCTCCCGGTGCTGCCGGTCATCGGCGGCACCGGGCTGTCCGGCGGCGCGCACGGCGAGGCCAACGTCCCGATCCTGCGCACCACCCGCCTGCAGGGCATCAGCATCGGCCCGTCCTCCCCCGAACCGTCCGACCCTGCGCAACGCACCGCCCCGTGA
- a CDS encoding TetR/AcrR family transcriptional regulator, whose translation MTGRPRTFDLDDTLDRAVRVFWRHGYEGAALSDLTAAMGINRPSLYAAYGNKAELFRRCLERYHHGPARHVRESLAEPTARAVAEHLLRGTVEVVTREEGPGCLLVHGTLATGPGAEGVRAESTARRTAHREALHARFELAAAAGEFPPGTDAALLADHLVTLTYGLAVRATEGAPPAQLHRIAAHALRHWPH comes from the coding sequence ATGACGGGCCGTCCACGCACGTTCGACCTCGACGACACCCTCGACCGCGCCGTGCGGGTGTTCTGGCGGCACGGCTACGAGGGCGCCGCGCTCTCCGACCTGACCGCCGCGATGGGCATCAACCGGCCCAGCCTGTACGCGGCGTACGGCAACAAGGCGGAGCTGTTCCGCCGCTGCCTGGAGCGCTACCACCACGGCCCCGCCCGGCACGTCCGGGAGTCGCTGGCCGAGCCCACCGCCCGGGCCGTCGCCGAGCACCTGCTGCGCGGCACCGTCGAGGTGGTCACCCGCGAGGAGGGGCCCGGCTGCCTGCTGGTGCACGGCACGCTGGCCACCGGGCCGGGCGCGGAGGGCGTGCGCGCCGAGAGCACCGCCCGGCGCACGGCGCACCGAGAGGCGCTGCACGCCCGCTTCGAACTGGCCGCCGCCGCGGGCGAGTTCCCGCCCGGCACCGACGCGGCCCTGCTGGCCGACCACCTCGTCACGCTGACCTACGGCCTCGCCGTCCGGGCCACCGAGGGCGCCCCGCCCGCGCAGTTGCACCGGATCGCCGCCCACGCCCTGCGGCACTGGCCGCACTGA
- a CDS encoding SDR family NAD(P)-dependent oxidoreductase, whose amino-acid sequence MTHPTTATFAPNVLAGRTALVTGGSRGIGAATALALAAAGADVAISHRGSARRAEEVVRRIEALGRRAAAYRADQGDTAQVEALVAAVARDFGRLDVLVNNAGVIAPGLVAEEADPQALARQHAVNVGGVTAAVRAAAGLLPDGGRIVTIGSNLAVRPGRPGLADYAATKAAVVAWSRAAAQELAGRGITVNVVQPGSTDTEMNPQDGPNAEAQRAANALGRYGRPEEVAAAVVFLATPAAAFITGSVLPVDGGYFV is encoded by the coding sequence ATGACGCACCCGACCACCGCCACCTTCGCGCCCAACGTGCTGGCCGGCCGCACCGCCCTGGTCACCGGCGGCTCGCGCGGCATCGGCGCCGCCACCGCCCTCGCGCTGGCCGCCGCCGGGGCCGACGTCGCGATCAGCCACCGCGGCTCGGCCCGGCGCGCCGAGGAGGTGGTCCGGCGGATCGAGGCGCTCGGACGGCGGGCCGCCGCCTACCGGGCGGACCAGGGCGACACCGCCCAGGTCGAGGCCCTGGTGGCCGCCGTCGCCCGGGACTTCGGACGGCTGGACGTGCTGGTCAACAACGCCGGGGTGATCGCCCCCGGCCTGGTCGCCGAGGAGGCGGACCCGCAGGCCCTGGCCCGCCAGCACGCCGTCAACGTGGGCGGGGTGACGGCCGCCGTCCGGGCCGCCGCCGGGCTGCTCCCCGACGGCGGACGGATCGTCACCATCGGCTCCAACCTGGCCGTCCGCCCCGGCCGGCCCGGGCTCGCCGACTACGCCGCCACCAAGGCCGCCGTCGTCGCCTGGAGCCGCGCCGCCGCCCAGGAGCTCGCCGGCCGCGGCATCACCGTCAACGTGGTGCAGCCCGGCTCCACCGACACCGAGATGAACCCCCAGGACGGCCCCAACGCCGAAGCCCAGCGCGCCGCCAACGCGTTGGGCCGCTACGGCCGCCCCGAGGAGGTCGCCGCCGCCGTGGTCTTCCTCGCCACGCCCGCCGCCGCGTTCATCACCGGCAGCGTGCTCCCCGTCGACGGCGGCTACTTCGTCTGA
- a CDS encoding helix-turn-helix domain-containing protein yields MDNSQEVREFLTSRRAKITPDLVGLPAGPRRRVPGLRRGEVAALADVSAEYYARLERGHLSGASAAVLEAVARALRLDDAERSHLFHLARAADGSDVLTRPRRAPGRAPQPHPSLQWTLDAITGGPAFVRNGRADLIAANPLARAFYHQVHEDPGNQDNLARFQFLDPAARRFHPDWDAHADTTVAILRTEAGRNPHDRDLHDLVGELSTRSEEFRVRWGAHDVRHHGTGTKHFHHPAVGDLTLSYEVMRLTVDPDLVLTVYTAEPGSPSAERLPLLASWGARREAEREAEREEERQAERRAEREGERAAECRAERADARA; encoded by the coding sequence GTGGACAACAGCCAGGAGGTCCGCGAGTTCCTGACCTCGCGGCGCGCCAAGATCACCCCCGACCTGGTCGGACTGCCCGCCGGACCGCGCCGCCGGGTGCCCGGGCTGCGCCGCGGCGAGGTCGCCGCGCTCGCCGACGTCAGCGCCGAGTACTACGCGCGGCTGGAGCGCGGACACCTCTCCGGCGCCTCCGCCGCCGTGCTGGAGGCCGTCGCCCGGGCGCTGCGGCTCGACGACGCCGAACGCTCCCACCTGTTCCACCTGGCCCGCGCCGCCGACGGCTCCGACGTGCTCACCCGCCCGCGCCGCGCACCGGGGCGGGCCCCGCAGCCGCACCCCAGCCTGCAGTGGACCCTGGACGCGATCACCGGCGGCCCCGCCTTCGTCCGCAACGGCCGGGCCGACCTGATCGCCGCCAACCCGCTCGCCCGCGCCTTCTACCACCAGGTGCACGAGGACCCCGGCAACCAGGACAACCTGGCCCGCTTCCAGTTCCTCGACCCCGCCGCCCGCCGCTTCCACCCCGACTGGGACGCGCACGCCGACACCACCGTCGCCATCCTGCGCACCGAGGCCGGCCGCAACCCGCACGACCGGGACCTGCACGACCTGGTCGGCGAACTCTCCACCCGCAGCGAGGAGTTCCGGGTCCGCTGGGGCGCCCACGACGTCCGCCACCACGGCACCGGCACCAAGCACTTCCACCACCCCGCCGTCGGCGACCTCACCCTCTCCTACGAGGTGATGCGGCTGACCGTCGACCCCGACCTCGTCCTGACCGTCTACACCGCCGAACCCGGCTCCCCCTCCGCGGAACGCCTGCCGCTGCTCGCCTCCTGGGGCGCCCGACGCGAGGCCGAACGCGAGGCCGAACGGGAGGAGGAACGGCAGGCCGAGCGCCGGGCCGAGCGGGAGGGCGAGCGGGCGGCCGAGTGCCGGGCCGAGCGGGCGGACGCCCGCGCCTGA
- a CDS encoding sigma-70 family RNA polymerase sigma factor has product MIMDRDGVAEQLEPFRRELTAYCYRMLGSAFEAEDAVQETLVRAWSKFDGFEGRSALRTWLYRIATNVCLDMAPAPQRRARPMDLTSPCPANAPDLAQLEENVWVGPVPDARVLSGDPAEVAVGRESIRLAFVSALQKLPARQRAVLILREVLAWSAAETAELLETSVPSVNSALQRARATMAAQGPAGDTFDPLDETQRSLLSRYVQAFEAFDIEGLKRLLHEDAVLNMPPFQMWVRGVVELGEWWQGAGCGCAGSRLLPVEANGMPAFAQYRPAEDGRGWTPWGITLLEVVDGRIATMTNHMDVERLFPLWGLPMRLTADPRA; this is encoded by the coding sequence ATGATCATGGATCGTGACGGGGTGGCGGAGCAGCTGGAGCCGTTCCGCCGGGAGTTGACGGCGTACTGCTACCGGATGCTGGGCTCCGCCTTCGAGGCGGAGGACGCGGTGCAGGAGACGCTGGTCCGCGCCTGGTCGAAGTTCGACGGGTTCGAGGGCCGCTCCGCGCTGCGGACGTGGCTGTACCGGATCGCCACCAACGTGTGCCTGGACATGGCGCCGGCGCCGCAGCGCCGGGCCCGCCCGATGGACCTGACCTCGCCGTGCCCGGCGAACGCGCCGGACTTGGCCCAGCTGGAGGAGAACGTCTGGGTCGGCCCGGTGCCGGACGCGCGGGTGCTGTCGGGTGACCCGGCGGAGGTCGCGGTGGGCCGGGAGTCGATCCGGCTGGCGTTCGTGTCGGCGCTGCAGAAGCTGCCCGCCCGGCAGCGGGCGGTGCTGATCCTGCGCGAGGTGCTGGCCTGGTCGGCGGCGGAGACGGCGGAGCTGCTGGAGACCTCGGTGCCGTCGGTGAACAGCGCGCTGCAGCGGGCCCGGGCGACGATGGCGGCCCAGGGCCCGGCGGGTGACACCTTCGATCCGCTGGACGAGACGCAGCGCTCCCTGCTGTCCCGGTACGTCCAGGCGTTCGAGGCCTTCGACATCGAGGGGTTGAAGCGCCTGCTGCACGAGGACGCGGTGCTGAACATGCCGCCGTTCCAGATGTGGGTGCGGGGCGTGGTCGAGCTGGGCGAGTGGTGGCAGGGCGCGGGCTGCGGCTGCGCGGGGTCGCGGCTGCTGCCGGTGGAGGCCAACGGCATGCCGGCCTTCGCCCAGTACCGCCCGGCCGAGGACGGGCGGGGGTGGACGCCGTGGGGCATCACCCTGCTGGAGGTGGTCGACGGCCGGATCGCCACCATGACCAACCACATGGACGTGGAGCGGCTGTTCCCGCTGTGGGGCCTGCCGATGCGGCTGACCGCCGACCCGCGCGCCTGA
- a CDS encoding RNA polymerase subunit sigma-70 codes for MGAVELDAHRPELTAYCYRMTGSFHDAEDLVQETLLRAWNARDRYDPARASVRTWLYRIATNACLTALEGRTRRPLPAGLGAPSRDTGAPLAPAVDVPWLEPFPDARLDVAARAELRLAWVAAVQLLPARQRAVLVLREVLAFSAAEVADQLDTTVPAVNSALQRARAALGAADAERVREQDGPGQRAVVDRYLAAFEAADVPALVGLLAEDAILEMPPLPLWYRGPEHYGRFMDRVYAMYGAGPDGPGQGGPGRGGFGWRTRAVGANGQGAFAAYAPVPDGGGHRLHSVQLLEIAGGLVTRNTVYTDPGVLALFDLPPRL; via the coding sequence ATGGGCGCCGTGGAACTCGACGCGCACCGACCGGAACTGACGGCCTACTGCTACCGGATGACCGGCTCCTTCCACGACGCCGAGGACCTCGTCCAGGAGACCCTGCTGCGGGCCTGGAACGCGCGCGACCGCTACGACCCCGCCCGCGCCTCGGTGCGCACCTGGCTGTACCGGATCGCCACCAACGCCTGCCTCACCGCCCTGGAGGGGCGCACCCGCCGCCCGCTGCCCGCCGGGCTCGGCGCGCCCAGCCGGGACACCGGCGCGCCGCTCGCCCCCGCCGTGGACGTGCCCTGGCTGGAGCCCTTCCCGGACGCCCGGCTCGACGTCGCGGCCCGGGCCGAACTGCGGCTGGCCTGGGTCGCGGCCGTGCAGCTGCTGCCCGCCCGGCAGCGGGCCGTCCTGGTGCTGCGCGAGGTGCTGGCGTTCAGCGCCGCCGAGGTCGCCGACCAGCTCGACACCACCGTCCCCGCCGTCAACAGCGCCCTCCAGCGGGCCAGGGCCGCCCTCGGCGCCGCGGACGCCGAACGCGTCCGGGAGCAGGACGGGCCCGGGCAGCGGGCCGTCGTCGACCGCTACCTCGCCGCGTTCGAGGCCGCCGACGTGCCCGCGCTGGTCGGCCTGCTCGCCGAGGACGCCATCCTGGAGATGCCGCCGCTGCCCCTGTGGTACCGGGGACCGGAGCACTACGGCCGGTTCATGGACCGGGTCTACGCCATGTACGGCGCAGGTCCGGACGGCCCCGGCCAGGGCGGCCCCGGCCGGGGCGGCTTCGGCTGGCGCACCCGCGCCGTCGGTGCCAACGGCCAGGGCGCGTTCGCCGCGTACGCCCCCGTCCCCGACGGCGGCGGGCACCGGCTGCACAGCGTCCAGCTGCTGGAGATCGCCGGCGGGCTGGTCACCCGCAACACCGTGTACACCGACCCCGGCGTGCTCGCCCTCTTCGACCTGCCGCCGCGGCTGTAG